From a region of the Paenibacillus sp. R14(2021) genome:
- the flhA gene encoding flagellar biosynthesis protein FlhA, protein MKARDLTILVGIIGIVLMMVIPIPTGLLDVLLIVNISAALMILLISMNTQDALQFSIFPALLLITTLFRLALNISTTRNILAHAHAGKVVGTFGNWVAGGQIAIGFVVFLILVVVQFIVITKGSERVAEVAARFTLDAMPGKQMSIDADLNAGLINEQQAKERRQKIEREADFYGSMDGASKFVKGDAIASIIILIINLIGGFIIGMSVHGFSFSESLNTFSVLTIGDGLVSQIPALLISTATGLIVTRAASDGNLAHDVTVQLFRYPKLLYIVAGTVALLGIGTPIGPVATLPFAIVIGVAAYRMQLNITKQQQAEELLVEEQEIEEVRSPESVISLLQVDPIEFEFGYGLIPLADTQQGGDLLDRIIMIRRQCALELGLVVPVIRIRDNIQLKPNEYVIKIKGNTVARGELLLNHYLAMSPGFDDESIIGIETVEPAFGLPAIWIDESTKERAELTGYTVVDPPSVVATHLTELIKRHAHELIGRQETKALIDNVRESYPALVDELIPSILNVGDVQKVLAKLLREKISIRDMVTIFESLADHGPFTKDPDILTEYVRQALSRQITQQFSNQGDTLRVITVGPSLEKKIAESVQSSDQGSYLALDPVATQTIYQRLNEQVNKQIQSGQQPIVLASPTIRMYLRQIVERTMQDIPVLSYSELEPSIEVQSIGVVNL, encoded by the coding sequence ATGAAGGCAAGGGATTTAACCATACTCGTCGGGATTATCGGCATCGTACTTATGATGGTTATACCGATTCCTACAGGGCTGTTGGACGTTCTTCTCATCGTTAACATCTCCGCCGCATTAATGATTCTGCTCATATCCATGAATACGCAGGATGCGCTGCAATTCTCCATTTTCCCAGCACTCCTGCTCATCACGACTTTATTTCGTTTGGCGCTGAACATATCCACGACACGTAATATTTTGGCGCATGCACATGCAGGTAAAGTGGTAGGAACCTTCGGAAATTGGGTGGCCGGCGGCCAAATAGCCATCGGATTCGTTGTCTTCCTCATTCTGGTGGTCGTTCAGTTCATCGTAATCACGAAGGGATCGGAGCGCGTAGCCGAGGTTGCCGCACGATTCACGCTCGATGCGATGCCGGGTAAGCAGATGAGTATCGACGCTGATTTAAATGCGGGTCTCATCAACGAGCAGCAGGCCAAGGAACGCCGTCAGAAGATCGAGCGGGAAGCGGATTTCTACGGGTCCATGGATGGTGCCAGTAAATTCGTAAAAGGGGATGCGATTGCATCCATCATCATTCTAATTATTAACCTCATCGGCGGCTTCATTATCGGGATGTCCGTGCACGGCTTCTCCTTCTCGGAGTCGCTCAATACGTTCTCGGTGCTTACCATCGGTGACGGATTGGTCAGCCAAATTCCGGCGCTGCTCATTTCCACGGCGACCGGCTTGATTGTTACACGTGCGGCATCCGACGGAAATTTGGCGCATGATGTCACAGTACAATTGTTTCGCTATCCCAAGCTTCTGTATATCGTTGCAGGTACGGTAGCCTTGCTAGGCATCGGAACGCCAATCGGTCCAGTGGCCACGCTTCCATTTGCCATTGTGATCGGGGTTGCGGCGTACCGTATGCAGCTGAACATTACGAAACAGCAGCAGGCCGAGGAATTGCTTGTCGAGGAACAGGAGATTGAAGAAGTGAGAAGCCCCGAAAGTGTCATCAGTCTTCTTCAAGTGGATCCTATCGAGTTTGAGTTCGGGTATGGTCTCATTCCACTCGCGGACACGCAGCAGGGCGGCGATTTACTTGATCGGATTATTATGATCCGAAGACAGTGCGCTTTAGAGCTGGGGCTTGTTGTGCCGGTCATTCGGATCCGGGATAACATTCAGCTGAAGCCCAATGAATACGTGATTAAGATCAAAGGAAATACAGTCGCCAGAGGCGAGCTGCTCCTCAATCATTACTTAGCGATGAGCCCAGGCTTCGACGACGAATCTATCATTGGTATCGAAACGGTAGAGCCGGCATTCGGATTGCCCGCGATTTGGATCGATGAATCGACCAAAGAACGCGCTGAACTGACCGGTTATACGGTGGTGGATCCGCCATCTGTCGTTGCGACGCATTTAACGGAACTGATTAAACGCCATGCGCATGAATTGATCGGTCGCCAGGAAACGAAGGCGCTCATCGATAACGTCAGAGAGTCGTATCCTGCGCTCGTTGACGAGTTGATTCCCTCCATCCTGAATGTGGGCGATGTCCAGAAGGTGCTTGCGAAGCTGCTTCGCGAGAAAATATCGATTCGCGATATGGTTACGATCTTCGAATCGCTGGCCGACCACGGTCCGTTTACGAAGGACCCCGATATCCTGACGGAATATGTACGCCAAGCGTTATCGAGACAAATTACGCAGCAGTTCTCCAATCAAGGCGATACGCTTCGCGTCATAACGGTCGGCCCTTCGCTTGAGAAGAAAATCGCGGAATCGGTTCAAAGCTCCGATCAGGGCAGTTATTTGGCCCTCGATCCTGTCGCGACGCAAACGATTTACCAGCGGCTGAATGAACAGGTGAACAAGCAAATCCAGTCCGGCCAGCAGCCGATTGTACTTGCTTCGCCTACCATACGCATGTATTTGCGTCAAATCGTAGAGCGGACCATGCAGGATATACCCGTATTATCGTACAGCGAGCTTGAACCAAGCATTGAAGTCCAAAGCATTGGAGTGGTGAATCTATGA
- the flhF gene encoding flagellar biosynthesis protein FlhF, translated as MKVKRYIVNALPEALPMIRSELGMDAVILNTKEIRVGGFLGMFGKKKTEVIAAVETNTSASTAKPAARTQAQTSGKPAITPEVIASMAASLSSAAANREQAGGAGTAPSSTTAVMTPPLPETVRKSGPAAVYEARTAAIAELPETAPIPKKSQVSEDALMEEIRDMKQWIVRMSKQQQVNAWPEAIQALNDRLLDQEVSQPWVDKLVTTIEEQLALTGQLDMPDRTSVWEIAARTLLDWLKDFGAAEINKNTRVIHFVGPTGVGKTTSIAKLAAEQTLKAGRKVGFITSDTYRIAAVDQLRTYATILNVPLEVVFSPSEVARAFRQLEDRELIFMDTAGRNFRNELYVSEVNSLLQPGRESETFLVLSLTGKFSDMSKVAENFSKFGINRVLYTKQDETHANGAILNLALGHGLRPTYIAYGQTVPDDIAVFQAAGYVAQLLGDPHGE; from the coding sequence ATGAAGGTGAAGCGTTATATCGTCAATGCATTACCTGAAGCACTGCCAATGATTCGAAGCGAGCTTGGCATGGACGCCGTCATCTTAAACACGAAGGAAATACGCGTCGGCGGCTTCCTGGGGATGTTCGGCAAGAAGAAGACTGAGGTTATCGCTGCTGTTGAAACGAATACCAGCGCTTCCACCGCGAAACCGGCAGCTCGTACACAGGCACAAACTTCAGGCAAACCGGCTATAACGCCGGAAGTGATCGCATCCATGGCTGCTTCGTTGTCGTCAGCGGCTGCGAATCGCGAGCAGGCGGGAGGAGCAGGAACGGCTCCTTCGAGCACTACGGCTGTGATGACGCCTCCACTGCCAGAGACAGTCAGAAAGTCAGGTCCAGCGGCGGTATATGAAGCAAGGACTGCTGCCATTGCCGAACTTCCTGAAACAGCACCGATTCCAAAGAAATCGCAGGTTTCCGAAGATGCGCTCATGGAAGAAATACGCGATATGAAGCAGTGGATCGTGCGTATGTCAAAGCAGCAGCAGGTTAATGCATGGCCGGAAGCCATTCAAGCACTGAACGACCGACTGCTGGATCAAGAAGTTAGCCAACCTTGGGTCGATAAACTGGTCACGACCATAGAAGAACAATTAGCGTTAACCGGGCAACTTGATATGCCGGATCGAACATCGGTTTGGGAGATTGCAGCCCGTACGCTGCTGGATTGGCTGAAGGACTTTGGGGCTGCCGAGATCAACAAGAACACGCGCGTGATCCACTTTGTCGGCCCTACGGGCGTTGGCAAAACAACGTCCATTGCCAAGCTTGCAGCGGAACAGACGTTAAAGGCCGGTCGAAAGGTCGGGTTTATCACCTCCGATACGTATCGAATCGCGGCTGTCGATCAACTGCGCACCTATGCAACGATTCTAAACGTACCGCTTGAAGTCGTGTTCTCGCCTTCCGAGGTAGCACGCGCCTTTAGGCAGCTGGAGGACCGGGAATTGATCTTCATGGATACGGCAGGCAGAAATTTCCGTAACGAGCTATACGTATCTGAAGTGAACAGCCTGCTACAGCCAGGCAGAGAATCTGAAACGTTTCTGGTGCTCAGCTTAACCGGCAAATTCAGCGATATGTCCAAGGTAGCGGAGAACTTCTCCAAATTCGGCATTAACCGCGTCCTCTATACCAAACAAGATGAGACCCACGCGAATGGGGCGATTCTCAATTTGGCGCTGGGACACGGACTAAGGCCGACTTATATTGCTTACGGTCAAACCGTGCCCGATGACATCGCTGTCTTCCAAGCCGCCGGCTATGTCGCGCAGCTGCTGGGGGATCCTCATGGTGAATGA
- a CDS encoding MinD/ParA family protein, with product MNDQAEALRHMVRNQELKGEGRSTRVITVTSGKGGVGKSNFSLNFSLALSRIGKKVLIFDADISMANIDVLMGVTSPYNLYHLLKQEKTIWDIIQEGPQGVHFIAGGSGFKDLLDLSPAQLDYFAEQIGRLHGQYDVILFDTGAGLSKETIKFITAAQETFVVTTPEPTSITDAYALIKMVTAMEHDVKFKLIVNRATDDKEGKATADKIGLVAQRFLDIEIPVLGIMPDDPIVTKAVKKQVPFAIAFPSSDAARSVMEIAKRFAEIPGSPAAANSGVKGFLQKMFRLSH from the coding sequence GTGAATGATCAAGCAGAAGCCCTCAGGCACATGGTACGCAATCAAGAATTGAAGGGTGAAGGCAGGTCAACACGCGTTATAACGGTAACGAGCGGTAAAGGCGGGGTTGGCAAGTCGAATTTCAGTCTTAATTTCTCGCTAGCCTTATCGCGAATTGGCAAGAAAGTATTGATTTTCGATGCCGATATCAGTATGGCGAATATCGATGTGCTGATGGGCGTTACTTCTCCTTATAATCTCTATCATTTATTGAAGCAGGAAAAAACGATTTGGGACATCATTCAAGAAGGACCGCAAGGCGTGCACTTTATTGCCGGAGGTTCGGGTTTTAAAGACCTGCTCGACTTGTCTCCGGCGCAATTGGACTATTTTGCCGAACAAATCGGCAGATTGCACGGACAGTACGATGTGATCTTGTTCGATACGGGGGCCGGATTGTCCAAAGAAACGATCAAGTTCATTACGGCAGCGCAGGAAACGTTCGTGGTTACAACGCCTGAGCCTACCTCCATCACCGATGCTTACGCCTTAATCAAAATGGTGACAGCGATGGAGCATGACGTGAAGTTTAAGCTGATCGTCAATCGCGCGACCGATGACAAGGAAGGGAAGGCAACCGCCGATAAAATCGGCCTTGTCGCGCAGCGTTTTCTAGATATCGAAATTCCTGTGCTTGGCATTATGCCGGACGACCCAATCGTTACGAAAGCAGTGAAGAAGCAAGTGCCCTTCGCAATCGCGTTTCCGAGCTCGGATGCTGCACGATCGGTCATGGAGATAGCAAAACGGTTTGCGGAGATTCCTGGATCTCCTGCTGCCGCAAACAGCGGCGTCAAAGGGTTCTTACAAAAGATGTTCAGACTATCACACTAA
- the cheB gene encoding chemotaxis response regulator protein-glutamate methylesterase, translated as MNVTSRVLVVDDSAFMRKIICDLIAEDAQFEILATATNGCEAIEAVRALKPDVITMDLEMPEMNGLEALERIMRIHPVPVIMLSSISDDGTRETIKALQNGAFDFIRKPSGPLSPDIKTVGEQLLEKLRIAVLTKRHSSLFEPKITKQPASAKEKPPQTTEAAKPPALKQPNKSAKAEKQEKAGKTAAPERLAPKKQAEPPIVRLEEEPEISAKSENEPAAAKTIHKPKPSKTFRHLVAIGTSTGGPRALHEVITSLPGDFPAPVLIVQHMPPKFTRSLAQRLDAFSALHVTEAVQGERVYAGMVYIAPGGSHMELAKDGAGYFIKLSEDAPRGGHRPSVDTMFESCAGFPELRRHSVIMTGMGNDGVKGMKQLMESGAETAIAEAEESCVVYGMPRAAVEAGVAKTVVPLKQIAPALTSAVTQ; from the coding sequence ATGAATGTGACTTCACGCGTCCTTGTCGTAGACGACTCCGCTTTCATGCGAAAAATAATCTGTGATTTGATCGCGGAAGATGCCCAATTTGAAATTCTCGCAACCGCAACTAACGGCTGTGAAGCCATAGAAGCCGTGCGAGCATTGAAGCCCGATGTTATTACAATGGACCTGGAAATGCCTGAAATGAACGGACTCGAGGCGTTGGAACGCATCATGCGCATACATCCTGTGCCTGTCATAATGCTCTCAAGCATAAGCGATGACGGTACGAGAGAAACGATCAAGGCTCTCCAGAACGGAGCGTTCGACTTCATTCGCAAGCCGTCAGGCCCGCTGTCGCCGGATATCAAGACCGTCGGCGAACAGCTGTTAGAGAAGCTTCGAATCGCTGTCCTCACGAAGCGTCATTCCAGCTTGTTCGAGCCGAAAATAACCAAACAACCGGCATCGGCGAAGGAGAAGCCGCCGCAAACCACTGAAGCGGCTAAGCCGCCAGCACTTAAGCAGCCGAATAAATCGGCAAAGGCCGAGAAGCAGGAAAAAGCGGGGAAAACGGCAGCACCAGAAAGGCTCGCCCCCAAGAAACAGGCTGAGCCACCGATCGTCAGGCTTGAGGAAGAGCCGGAAATCTCGGCCAAGTCCGAGAATGAGCCAGCGGCTGCCAAGACGATCCATAAGCCAAAGCCATCCAAGACATTCCGCCATCTCGTTGCTATTGGAACATCGACGGGGGGGCCGCGCGCGCTGCATGAAGTAATCACTTCGCTGCCCGGTGATTTTCCGGCTCCTGTCTTGATCGTGCAGCATATGCCGCCTAAATTCACACGCTCGCTAGCGCAGCGGCTGGATGCCTTCAGCGCATTGCATGTGACGGAAGCCGTGCAAGGTGAACGCGTCTATGCAGGGATGGTTTACATAGCTCCAGGAGGCAGCCATATGGAGCTTGCCAAGGACGGAGCAGGATATTTCATTAAGTTATCAGAGGATGCCCCGCGCGGCGGACATCGGCCATCGGTCGATACGATGTTCGAATCGTGTGCAGGGTTTCCAGAGCTTCGCAGACATTCCGTCATTATGACGGGGATGGGAAATGACGGTGTTAAAGGCATGAAGCAGCTCATGGAGAGCGGTGCCGAGACGGCTATTGCCGAAGCGGAGGAATCATGCGTCGTGTATGGCATGCCCCGTGCAGCAGTCGAAGCAGGCGTCGCGAAGACCGTCGTGCCGCTCAAACAAATCGCTCCCGCGTTAACAAGTGCTGTAACGCAGTAA
- a CDS encoding chemotaxis protein CheA yields MDMNAYLSMFIDESNDHLQSLNENLLKLESAPEDISIVQIIFRSAHTLKGMSATMGFEDLASLTHEMENVLDLVRNNKLKMDNFIFDTLFKGLDALESMVQDIIGGGTGKADVTAIVASLKAIVKGDYKKDAPSGKATSTSSAGSNDGSVLDQFQSSILLQSIEAGMAVFHIVVTVREDCVLKAARAYMVFDFLEHSGEIVKSSPSVQEIEQEKFDRSFTVFTIASISEDELRKGIESVSEIESAVITQLDRESLEQLGVASQGEPTASASFAAAQAVVDTGRSQTAAASAPAAQAAPAAAGANVSRTIRVDIDRLDTLMNLFSELLIDRVRLEQLASEVRRNDLTETVEHMSRVSSDLQNIVLKLRMVPVESVFNRFPRMVRDLAKSLDKKVDLILSGAETELDRTVIDEIGDPLVHLLRNSLDHGIEPIADRIAAGKSETGTVHLRAYHSGNHVFIEVEEDGRGINREKVKQIAIKNGVVTAEEAKRLTDSEVNMLIFAAGFSTADKISDISGRGVGLDVVKSKISSLGGHVTVESKEGKGTKFSIQLPLTLSIISAMLVKLGSEKYAIPLSSIVETGIVPREQIRKIHGNRMIDYRGSVIPLISLAQVLACTSFPEEEEQETEIVVIRKGDKIGAVTVDEFIGQSEIVLKTLGKYLTNIEAVSGATILGDGQVALIVDPNALIK; encoded by the coding sequence ATGGATATGAACGCTTATCTATCAATGTTTATAGACGAATCAAACGATCACCTGCAGTCGCTTAACGAAAATTTGCTGAAGCTCGAGAGTGCTCCAGAAGACATCAGCATCGTTCAAATCATTTTCCGTTCTGCTCATACACTGAAGGGCATGTCGGCCACAATGGGTTTTGAGGATCTTGCTTCACTGACGCATGAAATGGAAAATGTGCTTGACCTCGTCCGGAACAACAAGCTCAAAATGGACAACTTTATTTTTGACACGTTGTTCAAAGGTCTTGATGCACTGGAGTCCATGGTTCAGGATATTATCGGCGGCGGTACCGGCAAGGCGGATGTAACGGCGATCGTAGCGTCATTGAAAGCGATCGTTAAGGGCGACTACAAGAAAGATGCGCCATCCGGTAAAGCGACATCAACATCAAGTGCCGGCTCAAATGACGGCAGCGTGCTTGACCAATTCCAAAGCTCGATTCTGCTGCAATCGATCGAAGCAGGAATGGCAGTCTTCCACATTGTGGTAACCGTCCGGGAAGATTGCGTGCTTAAAGCAGCCCGTGCCTACATGGTTTTCGATTTCCTGGAGCACAGCGGGGAAATCGTCAAATCGTCGCCTAGCGTGCAAGAAATCGAGCAGGAGAAATTCGACCGCTCCTTTACCGTATTCACCATCGCGAGCATTTCGGAGGATGAGCTGCGTAAAGGAATTGAATCAGTCTCCGAAATCGAAAGCGCGGTCATTACGCAGCTTGACCGTGAATCGCTTGAGCAGCTTGGCGTAGCATCGCAGGGCGAGCCGACGGCATCCGCATCATTCGCCGCCGCACAAGCCGTTGTCGATACGGGTCGCTCGCAGACAGCCGCCGCGTCCGCCCCTGCAGCGCAAGCAGCCCCGGCTGCGGCAGGAGCGAACGTCTCTAGAACGATTCGGGTTGATATCGACCGCTTGGATACGTTGATGAATCTATTCAGCGAATTGCTTATCGACCGGGTGCGGCTCGAGCAATTGGCCAGCGAAGTACGGCGCAACGACTTGACCGAAACGGTCGAGCATATGTCCCGCGTGAGCAGCGATTTGCAGAATATCGTATTGAAGCTTCGGATGGTCCCGGTGGAATCGGTATTTAATCGTTTTCCTCGGATGGTTCGCGACTTGGCCAAGTCATTGGACAAGAAAGTCGACCTCATTCTCTCAGGCGCGGAAACCGAGTTGGACCGTACGGTTATCGACGAGATCGGCGATCCGCTCGTTCACTTGCTCCGCAACTCGCTTGACCATGGCATCGAGCCGATTGCGGATCGTATTGCCGCAGGCAAATCCGAGACGGGAACGGTTCACCTGAGGGCTTACCACAGCGGCAACCACGTCTTTATCGAAGTCGAAGAAGACGGACGCGGCATCAACCGCGAGAAGGTCAAGCAGATTGCAATCAAGAACGGTGTCGTGACCGCTGAAGAAGCGAAGCGGCTGACCGACAGTGAAGTGAATATGCTGATCTTCGCTGCAGGGTTCAGTACGGCGGACAAGATTTCGGATATCTCCGGGCGAGGCGTCGGCTTGGATGTTGTTAAATCCAAGATTTCCTCGCTCGGCGGACATGTAACCGTCGAGTCCAAAGAAGGCAAAGGAACGAAATTTTCGATCCAGCTACCGCTTACGCTCTCGATTATTTCCGCAATGCTCGTGAAGCTCGGTTCCGAGAAATACGCGATTCCGCTCTCGTCCATCGTGGAAACTGGTATTGTGCCAAGGGAGCAAATCCGCAAAATTCACGGCAACCGGATGATTGACTACCGCGGCTCGGTCATACCGCTCATTTCATTGGCGCAGGTGCTGGCGTGCACATCCTTCCCTGAAGAGGAAGAGCAGGAGACCGAAATCGTCGTCATTCGCAAAGGCGACAAAATCGGAGCCGTGACGGTGGATGAATTCATCGGTCAAAGTGAAATCGTGCTTAAGACACTCGGTAAATACTTAACGAATATAGAAGCTGTCTCCGGAGCCACGATCCTGGGCGATGGGCAAGTGGCATTGATTGTAGATCCGAATGCGCTTATTAAATAA
- a CDS encoding chemotaxis protein CheW — MGEELKVIVFGLANEEYGIEVEKVRTIERMMPITRVPKTPAFIKGVINLRGVVLPVIDLRGRFGLEESEATDSSRIIIVAVNDLEVGFIVDSANDVIDIDSDSIDTPPEVIGGIKAKYLHGVAKIGDSRLLIMLNLSEVLNKSEIIQLEQQEV; from the coding sequence ATGGGTGAGGAATTGAAAGTTATCGTGTTTGGATTGGCTAACGAGGAATATGGGATCGAAGTGGAAAAAGTACGTACAATCGAGCGGATGATGCCGATTACGCGTGTCCCGAAAACGCCGGCCTTTATTAAAGGTGTTATTAATTTACGCGGCGTTGTGCTCCCGGTCATCGATCTGCGCGGACGCTTTGGGTTGGAAGAATCTGAGGCGACGGACAGCTCCCGGATTATTATCGTTGCCGTGAATGATTTGGAAGTCGGCTTCATCGTCGATTCCGCGAATGATGTCATCGATATCGATTCCGACAGCATCGATACGCCTCCAGAAGTGATCGGCGGCATTAAAGCCAAATATTTGCACGGTGTGGCCAAAATCGGAGACAGCCGATTGCTCATCATGCTGAATTTGTCCGAAGTTTTGAATAAGAGTGAAATTATTCAGCTTGAACAGCAAGAGGTTTAA
- a CDS encoding chemotaxis protein CheC produces the protein MNPLHKLEAFKLDVLKEVGNIGAGNAATALSRLLDKPVDMNVPTVSLIPFEQVADRVGGFEQVVIAVFLRVEGDAPGNMFFLIEEDSAKKLLRNLLALDGSDEGYSEMEYSALAEIGNILAGSYLSSLADFTQLYLSPTVPSIAIDMAGAILSYGLVQYGEMGDSALLIDTTFLEGREELAGHFFLIPDPDSFDKIFSALGVPNE, from the coding sequence GTGAATCCACTTCACAAGCTCGAAGCATTCAAGCTTGATGTTCTGAAGGAGGTCGGGAATATCGGTGCGGGTAACGCCGCCACCGCGCTGTCCCGGCTTCTGGACAAGCCTGTCGATATGAATGTACCTACAGTCAGCTTAATCCCGTTCGAACAGGTTGCCGATCGTGTCGGCGGCTTCGAACAGGTCGTCATTGCCGTATTCCTTCGCGTTGAAGGCGATGCGCCAGGTAATATGTTTTTTCTTATCGAAGAAGATTCGGCTAAGAAGCTGCTGCGCAATCTGCTGGCCTTGGATGGCAGCGATGAAGGCTATTCCGAAATGGAATATTCGGCTTTAGCGGAAATCGGCAATATTTTGGCAGGCTCTTACTTATCTTCGTTGGCTGATTTTACACAGCTGTATCTTTCCCCAACCGTTCCGTCGATTGCCATCGATATGGCTGGCGCCATTCTCAGCTACGGACTTGTCCAATATGGTGAAATGGGAGATTCCGCACTGCTGATCGATACAACGTTCCTGGAGGGAAGAGAGGAACTAGCGGGTCATTTCTTCCTCATTCCGGATCCGGATTCATTTGATAAAATTTTCAGCGCCTTGGGAGTGCCTAACGAATGA
- a CDS encoding chemotaxis protein CheD, translating into MMLENVVKVGMADLKVAAEGAILKTTGLGSCVGLTLFDERTKVAGMVHVMLPSSEIAREAAINIAKYADTSIPHLIDLMKQAGAEPERFVAKMAGGAQMFAFSSSNDSMRIGPRNVESCRLMLQQFSIPLLAEDTGANYGRTIEFNSLSGMLTIRSVQQGVKEI; encoded by the coding sequence ATGATGCTGGAGAATGTTGTGAAAGTAGGCATGGCCGACCTGAAGGTCGCTGCCGAAGGAGCAATACTCAAGACGACAGGACTTGGTTCTTGCGTGGGACTGACCTTGTTCGATGAACGTACCAAGGTAGCCGGAATGGTGCATGTCATGCTGCCATCCTCAGAAATAGCCAGAGAAGCCGCTATCAATATTGCAAAATATGCTGATACTTCGATCCCGCATCTGATCGACTTGATGAAACAGGCGGGTGCAGAGCCCGAACGGTTCGTCGCGAAAATGGCCGGCGGTGCTCAAATGTTTGCTTTTAGCTCGAGCAATGATTCCATGCGAATCGGGCCTCGTAACGTGGAATCCTGCAGGCTGATGCTGCAGCAGTTCTCCATTCCGCTGCTTGCGGAAGACACGGGGGCGAATTATGGCAGAACAATTGAGTTTAACAGCCTGAGCGGCATGCTTACGATACGAAGCGTACAGCAAGGAGTAAAGGAGATTTAG
- a CDS encoding FliA/WhiG family RNA polymerase sigma factor: MIEPKAPHLSNIEIWQKWKEDGDIEAKKRLIEYYLTLVEYVSNRMAIGLPKNVSKDDLASNGVMGLIDAIEKFDYRRGLQFETYASWRIRGAIIDGLRQGDWVPRSVREKAKKIEEAYQILEQQFMRSVSDSEISCYLNVTEKEFGVMLQEIAVTTVCSLEDPIREEESETRLSLLVDEKAKNPDYKVHEFFLKESLVRGIDRLTEKERTVISLFYYEELSLSEIADVMSLSPSRISQLHSKAILRLRGALDKQKDQLMQH, encoded by the coding sequence ATGATTGAGCCGAAAGCGCCTCATTTGTCTAACATCGAGATTTGGCAGAAGTGGAAAGAAGACGGAGACATTGAAGCAAAGAAGCGTCTGATCGAATATTACTTGACCTTGGTCGAATATGTTAGCAATCGGATGGCGATTGGACTGCCGAAGAATGTTTCCAAGGATGATCTGGCCAGCAACGGCGTTATGGGACTTATTGATGCGATTGAGAAATTTGATTACAGAAGAGGTCTTCAATTCGAGACTTATGCTTCCTGGCGGATACGCGGCGCAATTATTGACGGCCTGCGTCAGGGCGATTGGGTGCCGCGCTCCGTTCGAGAGAAGGCGAAGAAGATTGAAGAAGCTTATCAAATATTAGAGCAGCAATTTATGCGTTCGGTATCCGATTCGGAAATTAGCTGCTATTTAAATGTAACCGAGAAGGAATTCGGAGTCATGCTGCAAGAAATTGCAGTAACGACGGTTTGTTCGCTGGAGGATCCGATTCGTGAAGAGGAGTCGGAAACAAGACTGTCGCTGCTCGTCGATGAGAAAGCGAAGAATCCGGACTATAAGGTTCATGAATTTTTCTTGAAAGAATCGCTGGTTCGCGGCATTGATAGATTGACGGAGAAAGAACGGACCGTCATCTCGCTTTTCTATTATGAGGAGCTTTCGCTTAGCGAAATTGCAGATGTGATGTCACTGTCGCCGTCTCGTATTTCACAACTGCATTCTAAAGCGATCTTGCGGCTGCGCGGTGCACTAGATAAGCAGAAAGACCAACTCATGCAGCATTAG